A genomic segment from Candidatus Cloacimonas sp. encodes:
- a CDS encoding class II aldolase/adducin family protein, producing the protein MNNNNADMLFSEVYNNVLPFRDLILRISKIAKVIHQQGWAEANAGNISMRISNLLLPFIQNSGWENNYPYQDWFLVSRTGSRFRDMMDEPENCLMIIGIDAEEHFFPENAKPTSEWLCHRKLQEMNKNTNLSCILHTHPTEVIALSLSSVFQNNKKHLQRLNQSFVEVLPEMQLFLPKGIAVVDYSLPGSSILAQNSCKCIKDKQALIWEKHGLLVLAENPDLALDLTEVINKAAKLWLIKGLEN; encoded by the coding sequence ATGAACAATAATAATGCGGATATGCTCTTCAGCGAGGTCTATAATAATGTTTTACCTTTTAGAGACCTAATTCTGCGCATAAGCAAAATTGCCAAAGTTATCCATCAACAAGGATGGGCAGAAGCTAATGCTGGAAACATTTCTATGCGTATATCCAATTTGCTGTTGCCCTTTATCCAAAATAGCGGCTGGGAAAATAATTATCCTTATCAGGACTGGTTTTTGGTTTCCAGAACGGGAAGTCGTTTTCGGGATATGATGGATGAGCCGGAGAACTGTTTAATGATAATCGGAATTGATGCTGAAGAACATTTCTTCCCTGAAAATGCAAAACCTACTTCGGAATGGCTCTGTCATCGTAAACTGCAAGAAATGAACAAAAATACTAATCTATCTTGTATTCTTCATACCCATCCCACTGAAGTTATTGCTCTTTCCCTTAGCTCCGTTTTTCAAAATAATAAAAAACATCTGCAACGCCTAAATCAATCCTTTGTGGAAGTGCTGCCTGAAATGCAGTTATTTCTTCCCAAAGGTATTGCCGTAGTTGACTATTCTCTTCCCGGCAGTTCTATTTTAGCCCAAAATAGCTGTAAATGTATAAAAGATAAACAAGCGCTTATCTGGGAAAAACACGGTCTCTTGGTCTTGGCTGAAAATCCCGATTTGGCATTAGACCTCACAGAAGTAATTAATAAAGCCGCTAAACTGTGGCTGATAAAAGGTCTGGAGAATTAG
- a CDS encoding glycosyltransferase, whose protein sequence is HSDDGSKEWLANQNNITNLKVIDFYIETPPLIGKKAAVQQGINMSRFDILAFTDADCSVPVSWLKEINRSLDEDTDYLLSYSILKRTKGGTIFRLKNFERSIYYGLASAGLYYKIPFTSSACNMIYRKKVFDESGGFDGIGHLRSGDDDLLLMKMMPHIKKGAYNPSLAMQVVSIDGSDRKKHYQTNIRRASKFKYYPWWLKALSAFVFVYFCLFYVALWQMIKNKSNKPILLSLILKTTAEFAFSQSHLRQIGRSKLGFLYPVQILIFPAQFIFYAVRGTLGKYRWK, encoded by the coding sequence CATAGCGATGATGGCAGCAAGGAATGGTTAGCCAACCAAAACAATATTACAAACTTGAAAGTAATAGATTTTTATATAGAAACGCCTCCCTTAATAGGTAAAAAAGCTGCCGTTCAACAGGGAATTAATATGTCCCGTTTTGATATCTTGGCTTTTACCGATGCGGATTGCTCTGTTCCTGTTTCCTGGCTGAAAGAAATAAATCGCTCTTTGGATGAAGATACAGATTACCTGCTTTCCTATTCTATTTTAAAAAGAACAAAGGGCGGAACCATCTTTCGCTTAAAAAATTTCGAACGCAGTATCTATTATGGATTGGCGTCTGCGGGTTTATATTATAAGATTCCATTTACCAGTAGTGCCTGTAATATGATTTACCGTAAGAAAGTATTTGATGAAAGCGGCGGTTTTGATGGTATTGGCCATTTACGATCAGGAGATGATGACCTTTTATTGATGAAAATGATGCCTCATATAAAGAAAGGCGCTTATAATCCTTCACTGGCAATGCAAGTTGTCTCCATTGATGGTTCAGACAGAAAAAAACACTACCAAACCAATATTCGCCGCGCTTCCAAATTTAAATATTATCCCTGGTGGTTAAAGGCACTTTCGGCATTTGTTTTTGTCTATTTTTGCCTTTTTTATGTTGCTCTCTGGCAAATGATCAAAAACAAAAGCAACAAACCAATTCTGCTCTCCCTGATCCTAAAAACTACAGCCGAATTTGCTTTTTCACAAAGCCATTTGAGACAAATTGGAAGAAGCAAACTCGGCTTTTTGTATCCTGTTCAAATCCTGATCTTTCCCGCGCAGTTCATTTTTTATGCTGTGCGAGGAACTTTAGGAAAATACCGCTGGAAATGA
- a CDS encoding glutamine--tRNA ligase/YqeY domain fusion protein: MDIKENTPEISEEKAGISNFIRFIIEKDLESGKHKNIITRFPPEPNGYLHIGHAKSICLNFGLARDYQGRCHLRFDDSNPVKEDVEYVNSIMEDVHWLGFDWGEHLYYASDYFDKLYEFAEYLINEGKAFVCDLSLEELKEYRGTLTVPGKNSPYRNRSIEENLDLFRRMKAGEFPEGSRTLRAKIDMASPNLNMRDPVIYRIKKTHHHRTGNDWQIYPMYDYTHCVSDALEGITHSICTLEFEDHRPLYDWFLNQLPVPCHPQQIEFARLNLAYTIMSKRLLLELVTNHLVSGWDDPRMPTIAGMRRRGFTPEAIREFSDRIGVSKANSLVSDELLMFCAREDLNTKAQRRMVVLNPLKLTITNYPEDKIEDFDAENNPEDTTAGVRKIKFSRHLYIEKDDFSENPEKGWFRLALGKEVRLKYTYYITCNEVIKDNEGNIIELLCTYDEKSRGGWTEDGRKVKGTLHWVCAESAIPVEVRLYDRLFTLADMSNMEEGKTYKDYLNPNSLIVKYNCLAEENLSNAEIGDHFQFLRIGYFNTDYDSKSDALVFNRITELRDSWAKLSKKK; encoded by the coding sequence ATGGACATAAAAGAAAACACGCCTGAAATTAGTGAAGAGAAAGCAGGAATCTCCAATTTTATCCGCTTTATTATCGAAAAGGATTTAGAAAGCGGAAAACATAAAAATATTATAACTCGCTTTCCTCCTGAGCCCAATGGTTATTTGCATATCGGCCATGCCAAATCAATCTGTTTGAATTTTGGGTTGGCAAGGGATTATCAGGGTCGCTGTCATCTGCGTTTTGATGATAGCAATCCAGTGAAAGAAGATGTGGAATATGTTAATTCCATTATGGAAGATGTCCATTGGCTGGGTTTTGATTGGGGTGAGCATTTATACTATGCTTCGGATTATTTTGATAAACTATATGAATTTGCAGAGTATTTAATAAATGAAGGCAAAGCATTCGTTTGTGATCTTTCTTTGGAAGAATTGAAAGAATACAGAGGCACTTTAACAGTTCCCGGCAAAAATAGTCCCTACAGAAATCGCAGTATAGAAGAGAATCTTGATTTATTCAGAAGAATGAAAGCAGGTGAATTTCCGGAAGGAAGCAGAACTTTACGAGCCAAAATTGATATGGCTTCTCCAAATTTGAATATGCGCGATCCAGTTATTTATAGGATAAAAAAGACCCATCATCACAGAACTGGAAATGACTGGCAAATTTATCCTATGTATGATTATACTCATTGTGTCTCAGATGCCTTGGAAGGAATTACACACTCTATATGCACTCTGGAATTTGAAGACCATAGACCTTTATATGATTGGTTTTTAAACCAATTGCCGGTTCCTTGTCATCCCCAACAAATTGAATTTGCCCGTTTAAATCTTGCCTATACGATAATGAGCAAACGCCTTTTGTTGGAATTAGTAACTAACCATTTAGTTAGTGGTTGGGACGATCCCAGAATGCCTACCATCGCGGGAATGCGCAGACGAGGTTTTACTCCGGAAGCAATTCGGGAATTTTCCGATCGGATTGGTGTTTCCAAAGCCAATTCTCTGGTTAGTGATGAATTGCTAATGTTCTGTGCCCGCGAGGATTTGAATACTAAAGCCCAAAGAAGAATGGTTGTGTTAAATCCTCTTAAATTAACCATCACTAATTACCCTGAAGATAAAATTGAAGATTTTGATGCTGAAAACAATCCCGAAGATACTACTGCGGGAGTAAGAAAAATCAAGTTTTCGCGCCATCTTTATATAGAAAAAGATGATTTCAGTGAAAATCCGGAGAAGGGTTGGTTTCGTCTTGCCTTGGGGAAAGAAGTTCGATTAAAATATACTTATTATATCACTTGCAACGAAGTTATAAAAGATAACGAAGGAAATATTATCGAATTGCTTTGCACTTATGATGAAAAATCACGCGGGGGTTGGACTGAAGATGGACGCAAAGTAAAAGGAACTTTGCATTGGGTTTGTGCGGAGAGCGCTATTCCTGTAGAAGTGCGTTTATATGATCGTCTTTTTACTTTAGCTGATATGAGTAATATGGAAGAAGGCAAGACATATAAGGATTACTTGAATCCAAATTCACTCATAGTTAAATACAACTGTCTGGCAGAAGAGAATCTAAGTAACGCAGAAATTGGTGATCATTTTCAATTCTTGCGAATTGGCTATTTTAATACTGACTATGACAGTAAATCAGATGCATTAGTTTTCAACCGAATTACAGAATTAAGAGATAGCTGGGCAAAGCTCAGTAAGAAAAAATAG